One part of the Algibacter sp. L1A34 genome encodes these proteins:
- a CDS encoding TrkH family potassium uptake protein, which yields MKLNYKIIFHFLGLLLLFNGGFMLLSALVSLLYKDGVTFQIFLAGMATLIIGVVAMFLTKDHNKEMNKREGYIVVTFGWIIMSLCGALPYVFTGSIPSFTNAFFETMSGYTTTGASILNDIEAVPKGVLFWRSLTHWIGGMGIIVLAIAILPLLGIGGMQLFAAEAPGPSADKLHPRITDTAKRLWLIYFGYTAAETLLLKLAGMSFFDAINHAMCTLSTGGFSTKNASVAYWNDQPLIQYIIILFMFLAGVNFVLSYFAFKGKFSKIIEDEEFQIYTKFIIIFTLIAAVIIYFQADPSISSINHPMVWGEAESAFRHALFQVLSVITTTGFVSADYTLWTPFLVVFFFGLMFLGGSAGSTSGGVKVVRHLILIKNGFLEFKRTLHPNAILPVRYNKRAVSGNIVFNVLGFFILYMLSFIIGALVFSMFGIQYDSAVGLAASSLGNVGPALGDFGPVNNYAALPPLAKWWASFLMLIGRLELFTVLILFTPFFWRNR from the coding sequence ATGAAATTAAATTACAAAATCATTTTTCATTTCTTAGGACTATTACTTTTGTTCAATGGCGGGTTCATGTTGTTGTCGGCATTAGTTAGTCTGCTTTATAAAGATGGAGTAACGTTTCAAATCTTTTTAGCGGGTATGGCAACCCTTATTATTGGTGTTGTAGCTATGTTTTTAACAAAAGATCACAACAAAGAAATGAACAAGCGTGAGGGTTACATAGTTGTAACCTTTGGTTGGATTATTATGTCGCTCTGCGGTGCCTTACCATATGTTTTTACAGGTAGTATTCCGAGTTTTACAAATGCATTTTTCGAAACCATGTCTGGCTATACCACAACAGGCGCGTCTATTTTAAATGATATTGAAGCCGTACCAAAAGGTGTTTTATTTTGGCGAAGTTTAACACACTGGATAGGTGGTATGGGAATTATTGTTCTTGCCATTGCTATTCTTCCATTACTAGGTATTGGAGGTATGCAACTTTTTGCTGCAGAAGCACCAGGGCCAAGTGCCGATAAATTACACCCAAGAATTACAGACACAGCAAAACGTTTATGGCTTATTTATTTTGGCTATACAGCAGCCGAAACTTTGCTTTTAAAGTTAGCAGGTATGTCTTTTTTTGATGCCATAAATCATGCTATGTGCACGCTATCTACGGGTGGCTTTTCAACTAAAAATGCCAGTGTTGCCTATTGGAACGATCAGCCTTTAATACAATACATCATTATTTTATTTATGTTTTTGGCAGGTGTTAACTTTGTACTTAGTTACTTTGCTTTTAAAGGAAAGTTTTCAAAAATTATTGAAGATGAAGAGTTTCAAATCTATACAAAATTCATTATAATATTCACCTTAATAGCAGCGGTAATTATTTATTTTCAAGCCGATCCTTCTATATCAAGTATTAATCATCCTATGGTTTGGGGAGAAGCAGAAAGTGCCTTTAGGCATGCGCTTTTCCAAGTATTATCTGTAATTACAACAACAGGTTTTGTATCAGCAGATTATACGCTTTGGACCCCCTTTTTAGTCGTTTTCTTTTTCGGACTCATGTTTCTTGGTGGTTCGGCAGGAAGTACCTCTGGAGGTGTAAAAGTAGTTCGCCATTTAATTTTAATTAAAAACGGGTTTTTAGAGTTTAAACGTACGCTGCATCCCAATGCTATTTTGCCTGTTCGTTATAATAAACGTGCCGTTTCGGGGAATATCGTATTTAATGTGCTTGGCTTTTTTATCCTCTATATGCTGTCTTTTATTATCGGTGCGCTTGTGTTTTCTATGTTCGGAATTCAGTACGATTCAGCAGTAGGTTTAGCCGCGTCTAGCCTCGGAAACGTTGGTCCAGCCTTAGGCGATTTTGGTCCTGTAAACAATTACGCTGCATTACCGCCACTTGCAAAATGGTGGGCATCATTTTTAATGCTTATTGGGCGTTTAGAACTTTTTACAGTACTTATTTTATTCACACCATTTTTCTGGAGAAACCGATAA
- the ubiE gene encoding bifunctional demethylmenaquinone methyltransferase/2-methoxy-6-polyprenyl-1,4-benzoquinol methylase UbiE, which yields MSKIKPYKDSDLGKKEQVTQMFDTISGDYDGLNRVISFGIDIKWRKKVVKIVKDSNPDSILDVATGTGDLAINLAETNATRIVGFDISSGMLEIGKTKIKKKALDSKIEMILGDSESMPFEDNSFDAITVAFGVRNFESLENGLKEIYRVLKPNGTFVILETSMPDKTPYKQGYNFYTKNILPLIGKLFSKDRSAYKYLCESASVFPYGEALNNILRKIGFIDVEDLPQTLGVATIYKSRK from the coding sequence TTGTCGAAAATTAAACCATATAAAGATAGCGATTTAGGTAAGAAAGAACAGGTTACCCAAATGTTTGACACCATTTCTGGTGATTACGACGGACTAAACCGTGTGATTTCTTTTGGAATTGATATAAAATGGAGAAAAAAAGTTGTTAAAATAGTTAAAGACTCTAATCCTGATAGCATCTTAGATGTTGCGACAGGTACTGGTGATCTAGCTATTAATTTAGCCGAAACTAATGCCACTAGAATTGTTGGTTTCGATATAAGCAGCGGTATGCTCGAAATTGGTAAAACAAAAATTAAAAAGAAGGCTTTAGATTCTAAAATTGAAATGATTTTAGGCGATAGCGAAAGTATGCCTTTTGAAGATAATAGCTTTGATGCTATAACGGTAGCTTTTGGTGTTCGTAATTTTGAATCGTTAGAAAATGGTTTAAAGGAAATTTACAGAGTTTTAAAACCCAACGGTACTTTTGTAATTTTAGAAACCTCTATGCCAGACAAAACACCTTATAAACAAGGTTACAATTTTTACACTAAAAATATTTTACCACTTATCGGGAAACTATTTTCTAAGGATAGAAGTGCTTATAAATATTTGTGTGAATCGGCTTCTGTTTTTCCTTATGGAGAAGCTTTGAACAATATTTTACGTAAAATTGGGTTTATAGATGTTGAAGATTTACCACAAACT
- a CDS encoding sulfatase — MKISKIASLSFMVLGIVMITSCKKPQPDLKPNILLICIDDLRPELKSFGANYIISPNIDELANAGVSFQNHFANAPSCGPSRYTLLTGLYGPPSNDALFIRSKKITQGKETVKPSMPEWFKTQGYTTVSVGKVSHHPGGRGGDDWNDSTIIEMPNAWNKHLMPVAEWEHPRGAMHGLANGEIRVNASNMDVYQTVEGNDNLYPDGAITNEALKQLGNLSTNTENPFFLAIGIIKPHLPFGAPKSYYDSYDSITFPEIEHPQKPKGRTTWHNSSEFMKYNNWGKDANTDSQFAYELRRHYAACVSYADAQVGKILDELKRTGADKNTIVVLWGDHGWHLGEYGIWGKHSLFEESLHSPLIIFDPRMKNNGFKSNAIVETLDIFPTLCELTGIKIPDFTQGVSLENILEKPNTTGHNAVAYKANVSTIRTATHRLTLHKDGFAELYSYLSGDNEAINIADSNPELVKELTNALKAKLK, encoded by the coding sequence ATGAAAATAAGTAAAATCGCATCTCTTTCATTTATGGTTTTAGGCATCGTAATGATAACCAGCTGTAAAAAACCTCAACCCGACCTAAAACCAAATATTCTACTTATTTGTATTGATGATCTGCGTCCGGAATTAAAAAGCTTTGGCGCAAATTATATTATCTCCCCAAATATTGATGAGTTAGCAAATGCAGGTGTTTCATTTCAAAATCATTTTGCAAATGCTCCCAGTTGCGGACCTTCTCGCTATACCTTACTAACAGGTTTATATGGTCCACCTAGTAATGATGCGTTATTCATACGGTCCAAAAAAATAACACAAGGCAAAGAAACCGTAAAACCAAGTATGCCCGAATGGTTTAAAACACAAGGCTACACTACCGTTTCTGTTGGAAAAGTATCTCATCATCCGGGAGGAAGAGGTGGAGACGATTGGAATGACAGTACTATTATTGAAATGCCTAACGCTTGGAATAAACATTTAATGCCTGTTGCAGAATGGGAACATCCTCGTGGCGCAATGCATGGGCTTGCCAACGGAGAAATTCGAGTAAACGCTAGTAACATGGATGTGTATCAAACTGTAGAAGGAAATGATAATCTGTATCCTGATGGCGCAATTACAAATGAAGCTTTAAAACAACTCGGTAACTTATCAACTAATACTGAAAACCCCTTTTTTCTAGCTATTGGAATAATTAAACCACACCTACCCTTCGGAGCTCCAAAATCTTATTACGATAGTTATGATAGTATAACCTTCCCGGAAATAGAACATCCGCAAAAACCAAAAGGAAGAACAACTTGGCATAATTCTTCTGAATTCATGAAATATAACAATTGGGGAAAAGATGCAAATACAGATTCGCAATTTGCTTATGAGTTACGCCGCCATTATGCAGCATGTGTAAGTTATGCCGACGCCCAAGTTGGGAAGATTTTAGATGAATTGAAACGCACAGGAGCAGACAAAAACACTATCGTTGTTCTTTGGGGAGATCATGGTTGGCACTTGGGAGAATATGGCATTTGGGGAAAGCATAGTTTGTTCGAAGAATCTCTACATTCTCCATTAATTATTTTTGATCCAAGAATGAAAAACAACGGGTTTAAGTCTAATGCTATTGTAGAAACTCTTGATATTTTCCCTACGTTATGCGAGTTAACCGGAATTAAAATCCCTGACTTTACACAAGGCGTATCTCTCGAAAATATATTAGAAAAACCGAATACAACGGGCCATAATGCTGTTGCTTACAAAGCTAATGTTTCGACGATAAGAACTGCTACGCATAGATTGACTCTCCATAAGGATGGTTTCGCTGAATTGTATAGCTATTTAAGTGGAGACAATGAAGCTATAAATATAGCAGATAGCAATCCTGAATTGGTTAAAGAATTAACGAATGCGTTGAAGGCTAAGTTAAAGTAA
- the trkA gene encoding Trk system potassium transporter TrkA: protein MKIIIAGAGEVGFHLAKLLSYESQEITLIDTQKDSLAYADTHLDIRVIKGDATSIAILKESRVESSDLLIAVTASETTNITICVLAKQLGSKRTIARISNTEFIHHKDEVGFTKFGIDELISPEALAASEIELSLKQSSFNDTYEFENGALTMIGLNLRSSASFVGKTVKEAARIFPELHFVPIAIQRFGTQFTIIPRGDTKFKRGDHVVFITSKEGNEELCRLTGKPNRVIKNVMILGGSQIGFKTARSLSEKGFNVKLLEENKERAFDIADELPKVLVLHSDGRKVDLLEEENISDMDAFIAVGKNSETNIMTCLVAKSKGVKKTVALVENMDYFELSHSIGIETLINKKLLAANNIFRYIRKGEVVAMTKLSNMNAELLEFEVKPTSAICNKVIKNVDFPRSAIIGGVIRDGLGVIALGDFKIQAGDRVVVCSLLQSIKGVEKLFL from the coding sequence ATGAAAATAATTATAGCAGGAGCTGGCGAAGTTGGATTTCATCTAGCAAAACTCCTATCATACGAGTCTCAAGAAATCACTTTAATAGATACCCAGAAGGATAGTTTAGCTTACGCAGACACTCATTTGGATATTAGAGTTATTAAGGGCGATGCTACTTCTATTGCTATTTTAAAAGAATCTCGAGTAGAGTCTAGCGATTTATTAATAGCGGTAACAGCAAGCGAAACCACCAATATTACAATTTGTGTTTTGGCAAAGCAGTTAGGTTCTAAACGTACTATTGCTAGAATTTCCAATACCGAATTTATACATCATAAAGATGAGGTCGGTTTTACCAAATTTGGTATAGATGAGTTAATTTCTCCGGAAGCATTGGCAGCATCAGAAATTGAGTTATCACTTAAGCAATCTTCATTTAATGATACTTACGAGTTTGAAAACGGTGCATTAACCATGATTGGTTTAAACTTAAGAAGTTCTGCCTCTTTTGTTGGAAAAACCGTAAAAGAAGCGGCCAGAATATTTCCAGAATTACATTTTGTACCCATTGCTATTCAGCGTTTTGGTACACAATTTACTATTATTCCACGTGGCGATACTAAATTTAAACGTGGTGATCATGTGGTTTTTATAACTTCTAAAGAGGGAAATGAAGAGTTGTGTCGTCTTACAGGTAAGCCTAATCGTGTTATTAAAAATGTGATGATTTTAGGCGGAAGTCAAATCGGTTTTAAAACAGCGAGGTCTCTTTCCGAAAAAGGATTTAATGTAAAGCTTTTAGAAGAAAATAAGGAACGTGCTTTCGATATTGCCGACGAGTTACCTAAGGTTTTAGTATTGCATAGTGATGGCCGAAAGGTCGATTTACTAGAGGAAGAAAATATTAGCGACATGGATGCTTTTATTGCGGTTGGTAAAAACTCCGAAACCAATATCATGACCTGTTTAGTCGCTAAATCTAAAGGTGTTAAAAAAACAGTAGCACTAGTAGAAAATATGGATTATTTCGAATTATCACATTCTATTGGTATCGAAACCTTAATAAATAAAAAGCTGTTAGCTGCAAATAATATTTTTAGATATATTAGAAAAGGTGAAGTCGTTGCCATGACGAAGCTTAGTAACATGAACGCCGAGCTTTTAGAATTTGAAGTTAAGCCAACATCTGCCATTTGTAACAAGGTTATTAAAAATGTCGACTTTCCGCGTTCTGCTATTATAGGAGGTGTTATTCGCGACGGATTGGGAGTTATTGCATTAGGCGATTTTAAAATACAAGCAGGCGATCGCGTGGTGGTTTGTAGTTTATTACAATCTATAAAAGGTGTCGAAAAATTATTCCTTTAA